The DNA region ACGACCTGCATCACGGTGTCCCAGGGCATCGCCTGCCTGGGTCCGGTCACCCATGCCGGCTGCGGAGCGCTGTGCCCGACCTACGGGCGCGGCTGCTTCGGTTGTTTCGGACCCATGACCGCGCCCAATGTGGGTGCCCTGCTGCCGATCCTGCGGATCAACGGCATGCCGACCGACGCCATCGACCGCGCCTTCGCCACCTTTGCCGCGGCGGCCCCCGAGTTCGCCGAACGCAGTCGCGATGAGTGACCGCAGTAGACGACTCCGGGTCAACGCGCTGGCTCGGGTCGAAGGCGAAGGGGCGCTTCGGGTGGTGATCTCGGGTGACACTGTCGAACGCGCCGAACTCGCCATCTACGAACCACCGCGGTTCTTCGAGGCGTTCCTGCGCGATCGCGCCCACACCGAGCCACCCGACATCACCGCCCGCATCTGCGGCATCTGCCCGGTCGCCTACCAAGTCAGCGCCTGCAACGCGATCGAGCAGGTGTGCGATGTGGCACTCGACCCGCCGCTCGCGGCGCTGCGCAGGTTGCTGTACTGCGGTGAGTGGATCTCCAGTCACACCCTGCATATTCATCTGTTGCACCTGCCCGACTTCCTCGGCTACCCCGATGCCATCGCGCTGGCCGCCGAACACCGCGAACTCGTCGAGCACGGACTGGCGGTCAAGAAGGCTGGCAACGCGATTCTCGAACTGATCGGCGGCCGCCCGATCCACCCCATCAACGTCCGCGTCGGTGGCTTCTACTCGACACCGGCTCCCGCAGATCTGGTGCCGATTACCGAGCAGCTCAGCCGCGCCCGTGATTACGCGATCGACACCGCGCGCCACCTGGCCGGCCTGGAGTTCCCCGACAGCGATCTCGACCACCACCTCGTCGCACTCACCCAGCCCGACCGGTACGCGATCGAGGGCGGCGATGTACACACCACCACCGGCCTCACCTTCCCCGCCGACCAGTTCTGCGAGCATGTCGTCGAACACCAGGTGGCGCACTCCACCGCGCTGCATGCCCGACTCGACGGAGACCGCTACCTGACCGGTCCACTGGCTCGGTACTCCCTGAACTCCGAGCACCTTTCACCGCTGGCCCGGCAGGTCGCGACCGACGTCGGGCTGGGGCCGCAATGTCGCAACCCGTTCCGCAGCATCCTGGTTCGCGCGGTCGAAGTCGTCTACGCCCTCGACGAGGCGCTGCGCCTGATCGCCGACTACGAGCGTCCCGCACGGCCCGCCGTCCCGGTGGCTCCGCGGGCCGGCATCGGACACGGTGTCAGCGAGGCCCCCCGTGGCCTGCTCTACCACCGCTACGAACTCGACGAGGCCGGAATCATCCGCGCCGCCGCCATCATCGCACCGACGTCGCAGAACCAATCGGTCATCGAAGACGATCTACGCCGGGTCACCCAGGCCAACCTGGTACTCGACGACGCTGAGCTGATCCGGTTGTGCGAGCACACCATTCGCAACTACGACCCGTGCATCT from Mycobacterium sp. SMC-4 includes:
- a CDS encoding Ni/Fe hydrogenase subunit alpha → MSDRSRRLRVNALARVEGEGALRVVISGDTVERAELAIYEPPRFFEAFLRDRAHTEPPDITARICGICPVAYQVSACNAIEQVCDVALDPPLAALRRLLYCGEWISSHTLHIHLLHLPDFLGYPDAIALAAEHRELVEHGLAVKKAGNAILELIGGRPIHPINVRVGGFYSTPAPADLVPITEQLSRARDYAIDTARHLAGLEFPDSDLDHHLVALTQPDRYAIEGGDVHTTTGLTFPADQFCEHVVEHQVAHSTALHARLDGDRYLTGPLARYSLNSEHLSPLARQVATDVGLGPQCRNPFRSILVRAVEVVYALDEALRLIADYERPARPAVPVAPRAGIGHGVSEAPRGLLYHRYELDEAGIIRAAAIIAPTSQNQSVIEDDLRRVTQANLVLDDAELIRLCEHTIRNYDPCISCAAHFLELERIHL